In Methanoregula sp., a single genomic region encodes these proteins:
- a CDS encoding formylmethanofuran dehydrogenase subunit E family protein: MQAGHPEEMPDALKASMDKCGVQPELQQEVIRLSEFHTYPAPGVLIGAFMVDYALELLGVTADKKLYGVCETPKCLPDALQVIARCTTGNNRLRVVPIGKFAITLNAPADSETADAVRVYVDLEKLKKYSMIDTWYANSPAYNKHTMKGVLQDEIFRAGRKILSFERVRVTVKKKKKWSSVTCPCCGETVPDYLIEGDRCGACGSMKYYEKI; this comes from the coding sequence ATGCAAGCAGGTCACCCTGAAGAAATGCCCGATGCACTGAAAGCCAGTATGGACAAATGCGGGGTACAGCCAGAACTCCAGCAAGAGGTCATCCGCCTGTCAGAATTCCATACCTACCCGGCACCCGGCGTCCTCATCGGGGCATTCATGGTGGATTATGCACTGGAACTGCTCGGGGTAACCGCGGATAAAAAACTGTACGGGGTCTGCGAGACGCCCAAGTGTCTCCCGGATGCCCTGCAGGTAATAGCCCGCTGCACGACCGGCAATAACCGGCTCCGGGTCGTGCCCATCGGGAAATTTGCTATCACGCTTAATGCTCCTGCCGACAGTGAAACCGCAGATGCCGTGCGGGTGTACGTGGATCTGGAGAAACTGAAAAAATATTCCATGATCGATACCTGGTATGCAAATAGCCCGGCCTACAACAAACATACCATGAAAGGAGTTTTGCAAGACGAGATATTCCGTGCCGGACGAAAGATTCTCTCATTTGAGCGGGTCCGGGTCACGGTGAAAAAAAAGAAGAAATGGTCTTCGGTCACCTGTCCCTGCTGCGGTGAGACCGTCCCGGATTACCTGATCGAAGGGGATCGCTGCGGGGCCTGCGGTTCGATGAAATATTATGAGAAGATATGA
- the fdhF gene encoding formate dehydrogenase subunit alpha has translation MSDSSSTLKYVPTTCPYCGVGCGLNLVVNEGKLVGVEPYKRSPVNEGKLCPKGMTCWEHVGSPDRLTKPKIKKNGKFVDATWEEAIDLIAKKFKEISDKNGPKSLGFQTSCRTVNEDCYALQKLARVGFQTNNVDNCARICHGPSVAGLSLSFGSGAATNTFEDVLNSDLIIMWGSNAVEAHPLAGRRVMQAKKKGIKVIVVDPRFSATARIADEWIRFTPSTHIALANSMMYWIIKEGLQNTAFINERTKGYEDLKKTVEKYADVEEIHGVPLETVKSLARQYAKAKNAVIIYCLGITELTTGTDNVRSMGNLALLTGNVGRPGVGVNPLRGQNNVQGACDMGAYPNVFSGYQAVAVADNRAKMEKAWGMKEGSLPDWYGSTLTEQINDCGAVVKAMWVLGLNPVVSYPDSNHVMKMFDKLDFLVIQDIFWTESCEYADVVLPGTCFAEKDGTFTSGERRVNRVRKAVDGPGESKYDWEIIGMVAKKMGLKGFDWKTAKDVWDDMRSVTPGQFGVTYEKMEKPESVHWPCPAIDHPGTPILHVGKFSAADGKGTMFGLEYRPPAEVADAEYPFTLMTGRVIFHYHTRTQTDRAKQLHYEVPASYIQINTIDAKKLGIKENEKIKVSSRRGEIETLAHVSDDVAPGVTYMAMHFHKGANTLTNTALDPLSKMPELKHCAIKIEKIAGAK, from the coding sequence ATGAGTGATAGTTCAAGTACTCTTAAGTATGTACCGACGACCTGTCCGTACTGTGGGGTAGGCTGCGGTCTGAACCTCGTGGTGAATGAAGGGAAGCTTGTCGGTGTAGAACCCTATAAGCGAAGCCCGGTGAACGAAGGCAAGCTCTGCCCGAAGGGGATGACCTGCTGGGAACATGTCGGCAGTCCCGACCGGCTGACTAAGCCGAAGATCAAGAAGAACGGTAAGTTCGTGGACGCTACCTGGGAAGAAGCTATTGACCTGATTGCAAAGAAGTTTAAGGAAATCTCCGACAAGAACGGCCCCAAGTCCCTTGGTTTCCAGACCTCGTGCCGTACCGTCAACGAGGACTGCTATGCCCTGCAGAAGTTAGCGCGCGTGGGATTCCAGACCAACAACGTCGACAACTGTGCACGTATCTGCCACGGACCTTCTGTTGCGGGTCTCTCGCTCTCGTTCGGGTCCGGTGCGGCTACCAACACGTTCGAAGATGTCCTGAATTCCGACCTTATCATCATGTGGGGTTCCAACGCAGTCGAGGCTCACCCGCTTGCCGGGCGCCGCGTCATGCAGGCCAAGAAGAAAGGAATCAAGGTTATTGTTGTTGACCCGCGGTTCAGTGCAACGGCACGGATTGCGGACGAGTGGATCCGGTTCACTCCATCAACCCACATTGCGCTTGCCAACTCCATGATGTACTGGATCATCAAGGAAGGCCTCCAGAACACGGCGTTCATCAACGAGCGTACGAAAGGCTACGAGGACCTCAAGAAGACTGTCGAGAAGTATGCCGATGTCGAGGAGATCCACGGTGTCCCGCTCGAGACCGTCAAATCGTTAGCCCGCCAGTACGCAAAGGCAAAGAATGCGGTCATCATCTACTGCCTCGGCATCACCGAGTTAACCACCGGTACCGACAACGTCCGTTCAATGGGCAACCTCGCGCTGCTCACCGGCAATGTCGGCCGCCCCGGCGTCGGTGTCAACCCGCTTCGTGGCCAGAACAATGTGCAGGGCGCCTGCGATATGGGTGCATACCCGAACGTCTTCTCCGGCTACCAGGCTGTTGCAGTTGCTGACAACCGTGCCAAGATGGAGAAGGCATGGGGCATGAAGGAAGGTTCCCTGCCCGACTGGTATGGATCAACCCTGACCGAGCAGATCAATGACTGCGGCGCTGTTGTCAAGGCAATGTGGGTCCTGGGTCTGAACCCGGTGGTCTCCTACCCGGACTCGAACCATGTCATGAAGATGTTTGACAAACTCGACTTCCTCGTCATCCAGGATATCTTCTGGACCGAGAGCTGCGAGTATGCAGACGTTGTCCTGCCCGGCACCTGCTTTGCCGAGAAGGACGGGACGTTCACCAGCGGCGAGCGCCGTGTTAACCGTGTCCGGAAGGCTGTCGACGGCCCCGGCGAGTCGAAATACGACTGGGAGATCATCGGCATGGTTGCCAAGAAGATGGGTCTCAAGGGCTTTGACTGGAAGACAGCAAAGGATGTCTGGGACGACATGCGCTCAGTCACTCCCGGCCAGTTTGGTGTAACCTACGAGAAGATGGAAAAACCCGAATCAGTCCACTGGCCCTGCCCGGCCATCGATCACCCGGGAACTCCGATCCTCCACGTGGGGAAGTTCTCCGCAGCGGATGGCAAGGGCACCATGTTCGGTCTCGAGTACCGCCCACCAGCAGAAGTAGCGGATGCAGAGTATCCGTTCACGCTCATGACCGGGCGTGTGATCTTCCACTACCACACCAGGACCCAGACCGACCGTGCCAAACAACTGCATTATGAGGTACCAGCGTCCTATATCCAGATCAACACCATTGATGCAAAGAAACTCGGCATCAAGGAAAATGAGAAGATCAAGGTATCAAGCCGCCGTGGTGAAATTGAAACCCTCGCTCACGTATCCGATGACGTTGCACCTGGTGTTACGTACATGGCTATGCATTTCCACAAGGGGGCAAACACCCTAACCAACACTGCGCTCGACCCGCTCTCCAAGATGCCGGAACTGAAGCACTGTGCTATAAAGATCGAAAAGATTGCGGGGGCGAAGTAA